The following is a genomic window from Patescibacteria group bacterium.
ATCCCCTGCTTTTTAAATTTTCTTGCGAAGCTTTATCGGCCAGCGCTTTTTCAATCGCGTATTTCATATCCATTTTATCGCTTGGATTAAAATACGAGGCGGCTGGACCGAGTATTTCCGGCAAACAGGTTTTATTTGAGCTAACGACCGCTAGGCCGTGCGCCATAGCTTCTAAGGGCGGCAAGCCGAAACCTTCGTAAAAAGAAGGAAAAACATAAAGAGCCGCGCCGGCGTACAAGGCTTTTAATTCATTATCCGGAACATAGCCGGGAAAAATAATATTACTGGAAAAAATTTTAGCGAATTGTTTTAGCCGGCCGTAGAAATAATCTTCTTTACCCACTAAAATTAACTTTAAATCCGGGTGATTTTTTATGATTTCAGGGAAAATTTCTATTAAGCCTTCCAAATTTTTATGCGGATAAGCATTGCCGACATAAAGTAAGTACGGCTGGCTGATGTTATATTTATTTAAAACCTCGTTAATATCTACGGGTTCGTTAATTTTAGTTAATTCAGCTACGCCCTCGTAAGTTACGATTATTTTTTCCGGATTAGTTTTAAATTGTTTGACTATTTCTTTTTTAGTATATCCGGAAACGGCTAATACTTTTTTTGACCTTTTAATCGCTAAGGAAATAACGATTTTATAAGCCAGATTTTTTATTTTGTAAATAACCGGCCCTAAAGTCGTGGCGCGCAAAGTCGGAAATTTTATTAAAATCAAATCATGAATGGTAACGATAAATTTAACCGGGCAGAAAATCGGCACGTTAAAATGCGGAAAGTGCATTAAATCCAGACGCTGGCGCCAAATATAAAATGGAAAAACTATCTGCTCGGCCAAGCCGTACCATCTTATGTCGGCCAGAACTTTTTTTACCCGTAGGCCGTCGCATTTAAAAGCGGAAAAATTTTCTTGGCGCAAAAAAATAACGTATTCATTGTCCCGGTCAAGCTTAATGATATTATCAACGACTTCCTGCGTATATCTGCCCAAGCCTTTGCCTAAGGGCCCGTAAAAGCGGGCGTCAATGCCGATGCGTTTGATTTTATTTTCTTTATTCATAAATAAATTTATGTCATTGCGGGCTTGACCCGCAATCCAGGTTAAATCCGTAATAAATTTGCGATTAAAATATACTTTCAGAAACAACACCTGTGCTTTCTATTCTGGATTCCGGCTCGGAGGCCGGAATGACAGAGGAAATTGAGCTTTGCAATGACAATTTATATAAAGTAAAATCTTCGGTAACTTTGGCTACGGTTTCTATTTTTAAGCCGAAGGGCGGCAGTTTTCTGTTATTTAAATAATTAAAATCTTTCTCCGGAAAAGTAAAATTATAATAATAAACCGGCAGATATTGAGTTAAAACCGCGTATTCTTTTATCATATTAGGGTCGTCAAACAAGCCGACGATCACTTTTCTGGCCGGAAATAACAGCTTATCATGATACTGGGTGACGATAACCGCTCTGGCTTCGGTTAAATTCAAAATTTGCTCGTATTCGGCGCGAACCGCCAGTTGCTTTTGCGCCGATTTTATCAGGCCTTCTTCCGAACCGAATAAAACAAACCTGATGGAAATAAAAAATACCAATAAAATTATTAAGGCGCGCAGGCCGTAAATAAATATTTTTTTCTTGAAAATATTGGATAACTTCACTAAAAAAATAACGGCCAAAGGTATGGCGCCAAGATAAATCGGCAGCCAGTAGCGGGTATAGGAATTGCCGATGGTCCGGCTTTTAGGATCCGGATTGTCATGAAAATCCCAACTGCCGTAATAGGAAATTAAAATCGCGGCCGCGGCGAATAAAGCCAATAAATAAACATAATGCTTTTTCCGCCATTTTTTTATTTTTGACAAGAGGAGCAGAAAGCCGAAAAACGCCGGCCAGAAAATCCAATAAAACATTTTAGCGAAATAAAAATACAGCATTTTCAGGCTTTTAAGCGGCTGATAGCCGAAGTGAAAAATATTATTTTTTATCTGCGTTAAATCGTTTTTAACCGCCCCGGAATTTATAGCCCCGATTTTTAAAATTTCCGAGCCGGCGCTGGCAATATTTAAGATAGACTGGTTCATTTCGTTATAGCCGCCGCGCCAAAATGATTGATAGAGTATTTTATTCCAATACATGGCCGGCGACAAAGCGAAAAATAAGCAGGCGATAAAAATCATAAGCTTGATCAGGCCGAATTTTTTAATATTAAACAGCCAGATTACGAGCCAGACCGGAGCCAGCCAGATTAATTCAGAAGTCCGCGTTATTATAGTTAGGCCTAAAAAAGCGCCGCTTAAACCGGCGGCCAGATTCGGTAAAATACCGGCGGCGGCAGTCTTAACTTTATCCATATCCGGCTCGGCCTTTTTCTTTTTTACGGATATTACGGCGAAATAAAGGCTGATGACAAGCAAGACAACGAACAGCACATTATGGAACATGCTGCGGGCGCTGTAATAAACCAAGGGCGGAAAAACGGCGAGAACCAGCGCGGAAATTAAAGCGTTGCGTTTGCCGAAAATCTGCTTAATCAATAAATAATAAAAAATAATGCCTAAAGCGGCGAAAAACGGCGTGAGATACGGTAAAATTTTATAAGTGGTTAAGCCGGCGATCTTGCCGTAAATTAAAATAATGCCTAAAAAACTTACCGGCTTTAAGTAGCCGAAATCGCTTCTGACGCTGCGCGGATGCAGGATATCGGAAGACAGAATATTATATTTTTCATAAATCATCAGCTGGCCTTCCTGGGCGTAAAGTTTGGTAAAATTATAATTCGCCGATTCGTCCGGCGACAGCCATTTAACAAAATCTCCGGATTGCGTATAATAATTAAAGCTGGCCGTGCCGATGAAAAAACAAACCGCGGCCATAATTATAACAATTATACGCCAGTATTTTTTCAGCCATTTTTTAAATACGCCCAATATCATATATTTTTTTACATTGTTTCTACTGTCATTGCGAGGAGCTTCAGCGACGAAGCAATCTCACGTACTCGGAATTTAACCAGAGATTGCTTCGTCGCCCCGAGTACGGGGCTTCTCGCAATGACTATATATTTTACATTTCGTACAAATAAATCGGCAAATCTTTTTCGCTCGGCTTATCTGTTATTTTCGGCTGCCAATCATGCAATTTAAAAGAATAGGAAACAACTTTCGCGCCCGGCTTTAACTCTCGTTTAAGCTTTGAGCAAAATTTTTCATTTAAAACATGGGGCATGCCGAAAAAATAAACCGCGTCGGCCGAAGATAAATTTTCTTTATACAAATTTTTAAACTTAAATTCAATATTGCTTTGCTTATTTAAAGCCTGCCTTAACTTGCAGACTAAATATAGCGGCAAGGAAATTTCTAGGCCGATGGCTTTAACTTTATAATTATTAGCCGCGTAAATTACAACTTTGCCGTCGCCGCAGCCTAAATCATAAAAAGTTTGCCCGGGACGCAAATCGGCTAACTTAAAAATTCTTTCTAAGTCGCGGCCGCGGCTCGGCACCCAGGGGGCGAATGACAAAACCGAAAAAATTAAGCTAAAACCGCAGACGATAATAAACAATAAAAAAGCCATGCTTAAGCTATAGAGAACGATGGAAATTATCATAAAGTGTGGTAAAATGAGAATATAATGACTAACAAACTGTTAAATATCATTAATTCACTCTTGATATTAATCTGCCTTATTTCAATATTTGGCGGCTTAATTTACCGTTTTTATTCGCTTAATAAGCTCGGCCTAATAATTAGCTTAATTTTAGCGGTTATTTCTTTTATTATTATACAATATTTCCGCCTTTTAGCAAGCAAAAAAATCAGACGCCAAAAACCGGAGAAAATTAACGCCGATAAGTTTAAGTTAATTAATTTTATATTTTATGCTTTATATTTTATATTTATTTTATCCTGCTTCTATATTTTATTCAGCCATAGAACCGGCGCGGCCATAGTTTCCCCTTGGCAAGCGGCGCCAAAATATTTTTTTATTGTTTATACCCTAGCGACCCTGTTATTAATCGGCAATGCGGTAATTAATAAAAAATTCGCCTTATGGCTCATAATGCTCCATTATTTTTTATCTTTTTCCGTAGCGCTGATAATTTATAAGCTGGGCTACGGCTATGACTCGTTCATTCACCAAGCCACGGAAAATTTAATTGATAAGACCGGCGCGGTAGATCCTAAGCCGTTTTACTATTTAGGCCAATACGCCTTAGTGGTAATTACTCATAAAATAACTACTCTGCCCATAATTTGGCTGGATAAGCTTCTCTTGCCCCTGCTCGCCGCTTTATTTTTGCCTTTAACTCTCTGGCGCGTTTTAAAATCATGGTTTGATTCTTTAAGCCTTAATTTAATATTAATTCTCGCCCTTCTAGCTTTAAGTTTTCCCTTTTTAATCGTTACCACGCCCCAAAATCTGGCGTATTTTTTATTGATTTTAGCGATTTTACTGGGATTAACTTGTAAAAATTCTCATGATTATTTAATTATCTTGCTTCTCTCGGCGGCCGCGGCCATAACTCATCCGGTCGCCGGCCTGCCGGCTTTGCTGTTTAGCGCGCTGTTAGCGGTCTATTACAGCGATAATAAAATAAAAAAATATCTCTATCCCCTCTTAATCATAATTGCCATCGTTATTTTGCCGGCTTTGTTTTATTTTTTAAACAGAAACCTGGCCGCGGCCGCGCCGAGCGATAATTTAGCCCAAAGCGCGAATCAGCTGCAATTAAATATCCCGGGGCGGGAAAATTTTATTTTAAATTTTGCTTATCTTTACGGCTTTAATCTGAAATTTATCTTTATTTTACTGGCCCTAAGCGGAATTTTTATCGCTTATAAGCATAAAGAGCAATGTAAAATTTTATGGCTTTATTTTTCTCTGTCCGCCGCTTTATTCATGTCGTATTTAATTACGGCTAAACTGCCGTTCGCCTTTTTAATAAATTATGAAAGAGACGACTATCCGCAGAGGATATTGCTGGCCGCGGTTCTGTTCCTTTTGCCTTTCTTTATCCTCTCTATTTACGCCATGCTGGAAAAAATCGCCAAGCAAAATACTTTTATTATTTTAAGTTTCTCGGTGTTTTTATCTTTGCTGATTAGCGCTTCTTTATACATAACCTATCCGCGCTACGATAATTATTTTAATTCCCGCGGCTATTCGGTTTCGGCCGCGGATATTAAAGCCGTGGATTTCATTAATAACGATGCAAAGTCGGATTTTATAGTTTTAGCCAACCAGCAAGTAGGCGCGGCCGCTTTAAGCCGCTACGGCTTTAAAAAATATTACGGAACCGATCAAATTTTTTATTACCCGATCCCGACCAGCTCGCCGCTTTACGGGTATTATCTGGACATGGTATATAAAAAACCCAGCCGCGAAACAATGTCCGCGGCCATGGCTTTAGCCGGCGTTGATGAAGGCTATTTTGTTTTGAACAGATATTGGTGGGCTTTCACTAAAATTTTAGACGAAGCAAAATTATCCGCCGATAGCTGGCAAGTAATTAACAACGGCGAAGCGGTTGTGTTTAAGTATGAGAGATAAGTATATATTGACTTTTTATTTATTTTATGCAATATTAATATATTCAACTATTCAACGTTGTTTATAAATCAATAAAAAGGAGGAAAAAAACATGTATGCGTTGGGAAACATTAAAAAATTTGTAGAAGATAACCCACAATTAGGGGAAGAGCGTATTAAAGGAATTCTTGAACGCGCTGAAGCAGTGTCATTTAATAATGTTATCTCCGGAGATTCAGTTGAGGCTATTATGCAAGACGATGTTCTCGCTGCCAAGTTTAGTTATATCGTCATGAGCGAACCTGAACATATGAAAATTGTCCTTTCAATTTTCGGCGCCACTCGCTTGGCCTCGCGCGTAGAATAATTGAAGCTGATATGTGTTTTGTAACCAAAAAGCCTGTACAAAATGTTCTCGAAACATTTTGCTCAGGCTTTTTTAAAAAACTTCATTTGTTTATTTTCACTTTATAATCTTCCCTAACTCCTTAATATAATCTTCAACCTTAAAATCCAAAGCTTTTTGCCGGCCGGCTTGGGCTAAATCGCCCAAGCTATTTTTATTCTCAATCAGCCAAATCATTTTTTCAGCTAGACTATCGGCGTCCGCCGGCTTAAACAAAATGCCGGCGTTTTGGTTTAATAATTCTGGTATACCGCCCAGGTCGCTCGCCAGCACCGGTAACCCAGCTACTAGCGCCCGCTGAATCGCGTTAGGGCAGTTTTCATAAACTAAAGACGGATAAACCAGGCAATCAGCCGCGCCAAGCAATTTATCAGCCGCTGACTCGCCCGGCCAGCCTAAAAATTTAATATTATTATTTTTGACCGCCTTGGCGCGCGCCTGCTTAATCCGCGAACCGTCGCCGGCTAAAACCAGCTCAACTTCCGGATATTTTTCTTTAATTTTATTAAAAGCATCTATCAATAAAAACACGCCTTTGTGTTTTTCAATTTGGCCTAAAAATAAAAAAATAAAATTACCGGAGCGCTTGCTCACCTGTTCCGGCACAATTTCCACAGGATTAGGCAAAACCTCAATTTTTGCCTGCGCAAAAAAATTTCTTTTTATGTATAAATCTTTAAGCCAGCGCGAAGGGAAGATAACGGCCGGCGCCGGCGCAAATAATTTACCGCACACGCTTGAATAAACTTTAGCGAAAAAACTATTTATCATCCCCTCCTCCCCGTAATACATTAAGCCGGACGGATGGATTAGCTGAATATCATGCGCGATATGCAAATATTTTATTTTTAAACTTTTAACCGCTAACGGCGTTAAAAATCCTATACCCATTAAATTATTAGTTATAACGGCCTCGCATTTTTCCGCCGCCAAAATCTTTTTAATTTTAAAATAACCGCTAAAATTAAATAGATTCCAAATCTGCCAAAAAAAACGCAAAAATTTAGGCAGTTTGTTTAAATTATAATATAAGCTGTTTAAATAATAAATTCGTAATTTTGAATCCGCGATCGGCAATTCCTTGTCGCGCGGCCTCGTCGTAATTATAAAAACATCATGTCCGGCTTTAATCAAGCCCTGAATTATAATTTCCGAGACTTTTTCCGCGCCGCCGCGGTTAAAGGGCTTATATAAATTATTTATTAAACAAATTTTCATAAGTATATTGTCATTGCGAGAAGTGAATGAAGCGGAGCGTAATGAGCGACGAAGCAATCTCTGGTTTAATGGCGTGTGCGTGGATTTTTACCAGAGATTGCTTCGTCGCTGAAGCTCCTCGCAATGACAAATTAAATTTAAATTTAAAAAATGCACAAACCTGCCTACCGGCAGGCAGGTTTCGCCTAAGCGGTAAAATAATTTTATCAGAATAGCGTTTCAAACAAATTTTCATAATGTTTAAATCGCACGGCTTAGCGGATAATATTTTACAGCATCATACTTTCGGGCTGTATTTTACATAATGATAAATAGAATCCAATCTTTTGCCGACCTTTTCCCAAGTATATTTACTCTCTACTAATTCTCTGCCGGCCCGGCCCATGGCTTCGGCTAATTTTTTATCGCTTAAAATAGTTTTTATTTTATTGGCCAAGTCATTAATGTCCCCGGGCTTAACCAATAAACCCTCTCGGCCATTTTTAAAGACGCTTCTGACTCCGGGCAAATTTGAAGTAATCACCGGAGTGGAGCAAGCCATCGCCTCAAGCAGAACTAGGCCGAATGCTTCTCCTTTATTAATCGACGGCAGAACCAGGCAGTCGCAATAATTATAAAAATTAACCAGCTTGCTGTTATCAACACTATCATAAAACTTAACG
Proteins encoded in this region:
- a CDS encoding class I SAM-dependent methyltransferase gives rise to the protein MIISIVLYSLSMAFLLFIIVCGFSLIFSVLSFAPWVPSRGRDLERIFKLADLRPGQTFYDLGCGDGKVVIYAANNYKVKAIGLEISLPLYLVCKLRQALNKQSNIEFKFKNLYKENLSSADAVYFFGMPHVLNEKFCSKLKRELKPGAKVVSYSFKLHDWQPKITDKPSEKDLPIYLYEM
- a CDS encoding glycosyltransferase family 1 protein — translated: MNKENKIKRIGIDARFYGPLGKGLGRYTQEVVDNIIKLDRDNEYVIFLRQENFSAFKCDGLRVKKVLADIRWYGLAEQIVFPFYIWRQRLDLMHFPHFNVPIFCPVKFIVTIHDLILIKFPTLRATTLGPVIYKIKNLAYKIVISLAIKRSKKVLAVSGYTKKEIVKQFKTNPEKIIVTYEGVAELTKINEPVDINEVLNKYNISQPYLLYVGNAYPHKNLEGLIEIFPEIIKNHPDLKLILVGKEDYFYGRLKQFAKIFSSNIIFPGYVPDNELKALYAGAALYVFPSFYEGFGLPPLEAMAHGLAVVSSNKTCLPEILGPAASYFNPSDKMDMKYAIEKALADKASQENLKSRGYEQIKKYSWTDCAEKTLEVYKNLL
- a CDS encoding glycosyltransferase family 39 protein, with product MILGVFKKWLKKYWRIIVIIMAAVCFFIGTASFNYYTQSGDFVKWLSPDESANYNFTKLYAQEGQLMIYEKYNILSSDILHPRSVRSDFGYLKPVSFLGIILIYGKIAGLTTYKILPYLTPFFAALGIIFYYLLIKQIFGKRNALISALVLAVFPPLVYYSARSMFHNVLFVVLLVISLYFAVISVKKKKAEPDMDKVKTAAAGILPNLAAGLSGAFLGLTIITRTSELIWLAPVWLVIWLFNIKKFGLIKLMIFIACLFFALSPAMYWNKILYQSFWRGGYNEMNQSILNIASAGSEILKIGAINSGAVKNDLTQIKNNIFHFGYQPLKSLKMLYFYFAKMFYWIFWPAFFGFLLLLSKIKKWRKKHYVYLLALFAAAAILISYYGSWDFHDNPDPKSRTIGNSYTRYWLPIYLGAIPLAVIFLVKLSNIFKKKIFIYGLRALIILLVFFISIRFVLFGSEEGLIKSAQKQLAVRAEYEQILNLTEARAVIVTQYHDKLLFPARKVIVGLFDDPNMIKEYAVLTQYLPVYYYNFTFPEKDFNYLNNRKLPPFGLKIETVAKVTEDFTLYKLSLQSSISSVIPASEPESRIESTGVVSESIF
- a CDS encoding glycosyltransferase is translated as MKICLINNLYKPFNRGGAEKVSEIIIQGLIKAGHDVFIITTRPRDKELPIADSKLRIYYLNSLYYNLNKLPKFLRFFWQIWNLFNFSGYFKIKKILAAEKCEAVITNNLMGIGFLTPLAVKSLKIKYLHIAHDIQLIHPSGLMYYGEEGMINSFFAKVYSSVCGKLFAPAPAVIFPSRWLKDLYIKRNFFAQAKIEVLPNPVEIVPEQVSKRSGNFIFLFLGQIEKHKGVFLLIDAFNKIKEKYPEVELVLAGDGSRIKQARAKAVKNNNIKFLGWPGESAADKLLGAADCLVYPSLVYENCPNAIQRALVAGLPVLASDLGGIPELLNQNAGILFKPADADSLAEKMIWLIENKNSLGDLAQAGRQKALDFKVEDYIKELGKIIK